Sequence from the Ooceraea biroi isolate clonal line C1 chromosome 5, Obir_v5.4, whole genome shotgun sequence genome:
CCGCAAGAAACTCTCAGATCACAAAATTGGATAtagtttgaataaatattcagatatataattctatatatctattacaatatattctgGAAAGAAAACTTGATATCATGGTTTTCTTtgggagaaaagaaaagctgGAAGATCGGCGATTGCTGGATAGTATGGATGCCATGAATGGCGCGATTGTCCATCAGATTGACAAcggtaatattttcattgttgCGTGACGAAATGTCGATCCGTAATGCTTCGCAAATAACACACGGCCGTTTTGCATACATAACGAATAAAATTGGTTTCTGGCGAAATTACCGTCACGCTTCTTCGAAAtggaagagaaatattttgttactttATGTATACGAGTACGTGTTCTCGATAACGATGCGTATATTTTCCTGAATATCcagtagaaataaatattacatcgcatttttatatataataactatcgTATCTGCCTGCCTCCATCTAAAATTTATCAATGCATCGCAATAACCGGGACTGCATTCCGCAACAAactaacaaattaattaattcatttaattaatgatgacATAACTAACAATATTATTGACGAAACAACGCGCAGCAGTAAGgggataaatataaatttgtaatggcataaattgcaataattacaatacTTTAATTATACAGCACTTTTAGTTTTGGTATCTGtctgaataatattatgcTCATGTGTATACATTACatacattacatataattattcatgttAAAATTGTCGATATCAGAGGGAAAAGGGAGGTATGTAGAGAAGAGGTATTATTGACGCAAGAACCAGTAAGCATATCCCATATACGTTGCATTTCCCGTCCATACCTTTATAATGGCATGCATTTATCATTCATGCATTGCATGGTTGACGCGAGCTATTATTACCAGAGTCAAGTGGCTTTTCATCGAACACTCGAGTGTTAAGAGCGTCGCCGGGGAGCATAATCGGTCAATAAGTCGTGCAATTCAAATCGCCTAAAAAAAGCTGCATTTGTCAGAACACAAAGCAATCcaatattttccaaatgtATTTGATCCGTGTGTCTTAAGTGaaagttataaataaactCGATGGCTATAGCAGACACGagaattgattaaaatgttaaCCGGTGTAATGCCACTTAAATGGAACGCGATAATAACGTTTAAGTGGCCTTGGCTAGGTATTCCGACCGTACCACTTACAAACTTGCGAATAGAGGAACGTTAATTCAAACGCACTTGGACATGTTGTTTAGCAGCTTCGCACTTTGCGGCTTTCGAGCTTGTTCCAAACAAAATCTAGCCGGCCATAAACATTCGCATATTACTTCCTATCCTATATTCGTGAAGACGAACAGCAGCCCGCTGAAAATTCCTCACTTGCCTCTAAAAAATTAAGTCACCTCACTTATTCTTCGTACTTTAACTTTTATTGCAACTTGATGTGTCCTACATAACTTTTTGTCGATTGTTTCGTACGAATTCAATCGAGCTACAAACTCTTTCATTCATAGAGAAGAGAGGGCTAGTGGGAGAGGGGATAACCAACTGGGGATCATTCTGACCGGATCAATCATCCAGTTTCAGATGCTTTCTAAGGTTCCGCGTTTCTCGCACATCCGATCGCCCACTTCGTTCGAATTCATTTTAAAGCAGTCTATTAAAAAGAAACGGTAAACAATTAACAAAGAAGCGTTTAGTGGCACTCCAGGCTGAGAGCTGAGAAGGATCTCGCGTGACGTGTCGGCCACCTGTAGCTAGCCGAATATTGATCCGGTCGAAAGATGGCCACGCCCGGGTTCACTCTCGCGTCGCTGCGACCCCATTGGCATCCCTTGCTTCTCCCTCGGCACCCTCTTGCAGCTTCTCTCGACCGTTGCTGTCGCGACCGCATGCCGCATGCGGCGATCCGATTGTTGTCTCTGACATCCGAACACGCAGCTGGTTTTGAACGAGTGCACCGTTACTGTTCCAGCCGCGTTCATGCATGTACGTGACAATATCGAGGAGCTGGGCAAGGTCGCCGACGATACGGACCTGCTGTTCCTGAAGGGCCTCCTCGACAGCCCGGTCGTCACGTCCCTCGTAAAGGTGAGTGAGTGCGCGCGTTATCTTCACATCAAAGTGAAGCGAGTGGTCGCCGCGCGGGACTCCGATTGGTCGAGTCCCTTGGGGAGACTCAACACATACAGATATTTTCCATTAGTGTAACGAAGAACCCTGTGAAAAACATTGGCACGTTCATCATCAATGTTGATGTCGTCCTCCACAAGTAAAATGCGAACAATGCAGCACGCTAGATTGAATTGTAGGCAAGAGCGACTTACCTCGGTAATTTTTAATCGTTTCTCACCGCTCGGGGATATAAAAAGTCCCAATGAAAAATGCATCGCGGTCCCAGTTCTCCTTGCTTCTATGCGAGCGGCTTATAAGCGACACGGTTTTCACCGTATATGTGCTGCACACACGGCATTGAGCGCGCCCATGTGCCTCCATGTGCTCGCTAAACGGTGTTTACTACAGTCGCGGAGATTTACGAGGGACGCGCAGATTTACGAGCGGGAGAATCTGCCGCGCGTgcggcaataaaaatatttttctaattcgtATCGCCGAATGCgggaaattgaaattgaaatcgcgcgagcgcgagctgGCGGTTTGCCCGGATGCGCTCCGGTGCCGTTGAACCTGTCTCTCCAAGTGAACGCGAGTCTCTCCTCGAACGTGTTCGCGTATCGATGACACCCCCTCGTGCAGACTGCACTGTCGAAATTCCCTATAACATTTGAAATCGCGTTTGTACATTGGCGTAGCGTGCTGCGGGTCAGTCGCTCGTCTAATCGCGCGGCCACAGCCGCTGCGATAGTCGCATGTGATTAGCGGCTTCGAGGGCGAGCACTATCATCTCGCTGGAATCTAGTCGGCCGGTGTGCTCTGCGATGGGGCAAGAGGCAACTTCGTCGTACAGCCTGGGAATTTCAGAGATTTCGGGAACACGCGCGTCGTATTTTTCCGCGCGCCTTCACGCGCTTGCATCACGCTCGGAGCACTCGCGACACCCACGCTATTTCGGTCGCGACACACTTCTCTATCGCGAAGCGCGAGGAACATCGCGTCGGAACGGCCTTCGACGAAAATATTACCGCCGATGTGGATTGGAAACGTCATTGCGTGACGCAGTGCGATTTTTCCCACGGCGATGGgacatacaatattaattactatGATTCAAGCGACGCTTCCTGTATGAGGCAAAAGATGGTTGTTAAACCCAAACAGAGTCTCAGAACCTGGAgattaaatctattaaaagAGTAAACTCTCACCGTTAATTGGCAACTAGTCACCGGATCGGTGAGAGTTAATGATTATTAACAGTTTcgcttattatttaaacttgagCAACATGATGCTACTGAATGATGCTGGATCACGttcattttccaaaattccCTAGAGCTCTCCCgaattttctgttttcttttcctaaaaAAAGCACAATTAAATTAGTTATAATGGGGGTTctctttaaaatatattgattccACTGATGTTTATTCTCTTAATTCGCTTAATTTATCACCGAAGAGAATCCAAAGCGGATCGAAGCGTTCGATGTTTTGTGATCATTATCATTAGTAATTCGACATCTTTACGATCGTTATCGAAACAATCATTagttaatacaaatattgacTCAGCTACGACTGGGAAAATATTACGCACACATGACATCAACTGACTACGCGCTGGCAAGGCGAGCGTTTTTCCCTTGCCGCGTCGGACCCACATTCCGGGGATTCACCCGACACACAGGTAGACCACGTGACAGCAGGTAGCGTCCGTTGACGAGAAGTCGTTAAAGAATCGGCTCACGTTTCCCGCCTTTAGTGGCGAATTGAGCCAACAATGAAAAGTGCTGACGAGCACACAGCGGGGGTGCCTTCTCCCTGGAAAACCAAACCGAGAAATGGCGAAAAGAAACATCCAATTGAGATCTGACTAATTGACTGCTGGAAAACAAGCAGAAGGAGTTGATAAAACAGAAAAGGCAAGGCCGCAAAGAGCCAAAGCCGCAACTCACAAGAATTACTCGAAAGTACTTATCAAAATCACTCTCCGAGGAAAATTATTGGTTGCGATAATTTTCAGTATCGCAACCTGCGAGAGTAGAAAAGTGGGAGAATAAAATAGAGATTTATGGTTGTCAATCGGCGAACTGTACCATttgctctccttctctctgtaATGTCGGATAATTGGCTGTGACCCCGTGGGACCTCTTAATTGTACAGGTCATAGGCGTCTCCGGAGAGTCACCGCTTGTGCTCGCAGAAATCCAGGCGCGAGCATGCGTGTCACGACACCACACGCGACTTACGTGCATGTTTGTAAGTCGTAGCATGTATACGGGACGATGTAATTTCAGTTGGGGAGTAGTCGGCTTTGTAATCGCATAAGAGAGAGTGGGAGAAACGCGTACACATGCATTCGTTCGCATGTGTGAGTGACAGGACTGTACTTCAAGGCTTCTATCAAACGTGCAGATTTTCGTGTTGCTGTAGAGTGAAATAAATTGTCCGTGAAATAAATCGAATCCGCTTTCTTCATTCATTTATAAAGGAAATTCCTATATTTATTGCGTTTTAATTTCATTCgccaattaattatacataaatatatatatatatatataaatttacaaatgtaGTAATTATGCATGATGCCATTGACGTCATTTGTAGCTCGACTCCACCAAACTCGCTGAATCTTTAAAACTGTGCCACATTTAGTAATCTAGCACACAGATGCTTTTTTATCGATTAccaaataatcataaaatttctATGTGCCAgaggaaagagcgagagagagaaaagatttGATGTTGGAATGATAAATTATCTCTCTGAATTTATAAACAAtgtatttaattcaaatatacCACTGATTATCTGTGAAGCGGCATCTAGAGTAAACGTTTCACTTTTATTGAATTTCATCTCTTACAGTTTACTATGATTAGTACGCATCAAAGCTGTCCTAAAATATCTGCGGGCGTCATTCATGCTGCATTATGATTCTTCGTTTACAAAGCAAACAATTCAAAGGAGTGCGCCTGGTACAACGCCGCAACAATGCGACGAGGTTCTTCATTCCAGACGATGTTCTTGTGACTTTAAACCGCTTTTGAAAGGAGTCACGTTTTACCGGAAATGGGACAACACATTGGAACCTTGCATCTTGATTGcaaccgccgcgccgcgccgtttcAAACAGGATCACTTATGAGACTTGTAAATGTGGCAACCAGATACCGCCTTAACGATGTTTGCGTCAACGACATTTTGAATTGAAAGTAACAGATATGCGGATGTTCcatatacattacatttttcttcataaaaacgaagttgaaagaaaacgaaagcaatttattttatgatgcAACCGGATATTCTCAAACCGGATTTCGAAATTTTCTCGCAGCCTGTTGCATCCAGGGACTTTAAACTACATATTTCCTCTGACTGATTTTAAATTGACTTTTTTTCCATGaaaaaacattgaaaattttatcacaCAAAATCAGccaaagtataataatttcatgtaaacgtacttattgttagtgcGAGACATTATGACAATGATACGTCGCTGACGCGTCGTCTTGCACCAGTCGACGACCTTGGAACTGGTGGCTCCTGGCCGAGCGACTACGCTCCTGGATGAAACGTAGCGGAGTGTAGCACGCCAGGAGAGGAAGGGCCCCCACCTGTTTCAGAACGACAGGCGACTCGCCTGAACGAACTGCCTGCGCGGAGGGAGTCAGCCGACGTCAGTGTAGGCGCGGCAGTTTTCTGACGCTGCTTACCTAAGAGACTGTGTCTCGCGACATACTGAACCGAAGTACCTCCCTTGTCAGCATCTGCGTGCTACTCGCCCCCCGATAGATCGGGTTTCTCTTCGTATCGGCCCTCGGTCTCGACCCTCGCCGATCGATAGCGACGCGGGGGCACCGACACGACGCGCTCAGTCACCAGTTCGCTCGCAGCACCGCGCCACGGCTCTTCCCTCAGGTGAGCGTCATTCCTGCGGAATGCAGAAGGAATATTCATCGAAAGTTACCTGTCAAAGTTAAATATTCGGTTGCTTCATCGCGCCTCCAAGTGGAACGCAACTGTTTGCGGAAAGGTGTGACTGAAGAAACGCGAGGTCCCGTTAGCGACGTAATTCGGGACTTCAAGTGCTCGACAACTACGAGTTGGCCAGGCGATTGGAAGAATCTGTGGGATTAGCTCTAGCCATCGCTAGCCAAAGTAGATCATTAAAAAACGCCAATAAAACGTGCAGTGTCCTTTCGATCATGGAGCAGACGAGGAGTCGACTCACACTTTAGACGGGAAACGAGGGAACTCGTTTACCTCGCCGTTCGCGTTGCATCGTTTCACCCGTGTGCGAAGCGCGCCGTAGAAAAGTGGTTACTCCTAACGGAGGAGATACGGTGTCGCGTTGGCTGTCGGAGAGCGAGCTGCACATCGAACGTGCCGTTTCTCCGGGGGAACGCGTGGAACGCGAGCGATTCGTCTTGCAACAGACCCGCGCTCTCTGCAGCAAAGTGGATAAATAAATGCCGGAGCTTTATAGTCCATAAAGAACCAGCGTGGCTACAGTCGAGTGCGCCTCTGACGTAGCCTCCGGCTAAATCTCTCGGCGTATCCCGACGGGATATCGACGGTGAAATCGTTCGGGGAGAAAATCAATCTCGACATGATCATCAATGATGATCGTGTTGGCTTGACGAATTGCAATGGAATTTAGGGTTCGCGTTTCAGTTTTGCAGCACGCACGTGGGCATGCACGCACgttaaacatatataaattgcataaGCATTTGAGAGCAAAAAACTCTCAGTCATTGTTTTCGTCGATCATATTAATCATTTGGAAGGCAGCCGAGGAGTTTCGTAACGCCGAGCACGTACAATGATGAGGAAACTCGCATCTAGCACTGGTGACCGGTAAAAGCGCACGCAATGATTGTCGGAGCTCGGCGCCGAGCCTCGATTCGCGAGAGAAAATAATCCGATGAATCACCGAGCTCTCATAATAATCTATATTCACCGTGTACTATGCATCGTGCGATAGGTCGTGTTCATTAAGAATTTCAGCATTGTTCGGATGCGCAAAAGTCCCAAAGGTACCGTCGAAAGAGTGACGTGACCCACTTTTCTAATTACCCATTCATTACGTCGTAACTCTACGTCCTGGACAAGCAGGCGTAGATTGGACCAAGCTTGCGTGTCGATTAAATTAACTCGAGCTCAATCAGATGCCCCCAGCGTCAATATCATTACGCAATTACTGATCATTAATAACACATTAACGACCAGATTTCTctccaattatatttaatgcgttaaatataagttttaaGTATCTATATCCAACAGTCTGTCAGagcttttaaaaaatagttttttcacAAAGTTAGCTTAAGTTTCATTATTGTGCTGATTCTTTAATTTACGAGAATACATTAATTCTAGCAAGCATAAACTTTTTTAGATTCAACGACGCATTTTTCtttgcacatttttttcttcctttacgaattataataaaaactcaGAAAGTACATGCATATATGCAATATCAtgcatattaaaatgaaacttactaaataaatattatcgcgCCAGAATGGAAGTGAGTTAAGTTTGAAGTGAAGTTAAGTTTGAAGACctttgttaatttaacaatacTTGGTCTTTTCATTTTCCTCTCGTCGGCCGACAGATAAAGACAAATAGAGAATCTTGCGCACTATTTCATGATGATTTTAGTGCGGAAAGCTGTTCAAACTTTCACGACTGGCAAGAGTCATGGTTTACACGTCTACCTAAATATGGACACTGTAACGGAAGGATACCGCTTGCATAAGTTCAACAATCGGAGAGAAACTAGCAGAATAATATCCCAGTGTTTTATTTCTTGATCTAGAATAAGAAACTGCAAATCTggacaatataaaataaaatagatattattaatcagCATAATCTAAAATAGCGTGATAAAAAATGAGCGGATAACTATCACAAACGACGATTACTCGGGAAGATCGTGAAGATCGAGAAAGGGTTGTGTCGCGGAGGAATCACGTCTTTAAGGTCCATGAAAAACCAGTTTTTGACGGGTCTTGATTTGAGATCTCTGCGTGCCCAGGTCCAGGAGCGTCTCGAGGATCCGCCAGTGCCTGTGGAACCGGTATGCTCGTCCGTCTGTGACATTGTCGACGAGGTGTGTCACGCCTTCCGAACGTCCAGGAATTCGTGCGCCAGGGAGCTGGTAAATCTTCTCAGCAGCTCGCATCTGAGGGCACTCTTGGAGACACACGACGCAGTGGTGGAACGCAGGGAAGCACCTTGCAGTCCGGATCCTCCCGCGCTGACAATGCCAACGAACAAAAAGGAGGAAATGCCGCCAATTAGGATGATTGGCCTTAGGAGGCAACCGGATGAACCATTGGTAAGTCTgcataacaataaataaaacaataataaaaattgtatcataATTTAACATCAATTTCATTTTGTAATCAAGAACGAATAATTGATACCAGTTTTAATGTTCACATTCTCCCTTATTGTTTTGATGAGAGATATCGTCTTCTTTTGTAATTTCTTGTTCAATAAGACGAGtatgattttaaatattcaataaagaaatgatTGGGATACGAGGAAGCGAGACGTGAGGCTTATTTGGCATGAGATTGGAGAGTTTATCGCGAGAATCTCCATTCTTGAATTAGCTCGCCAGATTCACCCACAAAAAGACGGAAATGCTACTTGCAGTTCATAAATAAGTACGAATGTTTATTTCTCCGGCAGGCATGATTGCCAGTGCCACACGCTTCGGTGATTTTCTGGTATTGCGCGCTTCTTCGAGGTACTCTGCTATACCGAAACGTGGCTAGCAGCGTCCTCGTCGAAAGATTGACGCCttatttattgtttgtgcAAAAAAAGCCGCAAGCAAAATACACTTTATTCGACTCATCTCGAAAGAGAGCGAGTTTATCTTATATACCGTACGTTTCCAGGGTCTGACGGTGCAGGTCGACGAATCTGGCAACATGATCATCGCCAGGATCCTCGGTGGCAGCACGGCAGCTCGTCAAGAGCTTCTGAGGACGGGCGAGGTAATACTTGAGGTCAACGGCAAGAAAGTTCGAGACCCCGAGGAACTTCAGCAAGCGATCCAGGATGCCAAGGAAAATCTGTCGCTAAAACTGGCTCCAGGTATCGCTCAAGACGGAAACCGACCTCTCAAGTCCACGGTGAGTGCGCGATTTTTCCACCTCGATGCCTCCGGTAATCGTTACGTCTGCCCTCCCGTTTTCACGGCGCTCATTCAAGCATGGAGAAGGACGTCACGTCGTAACCatggattaataaaaattctgatgattttattatcaatgcACTTTGTTTGGTTTATCCTTGCAGTGTTACATGCGGGCTCTCTTCGATTATGATCCGTCGGAGGACACGCTCCTGCCTTGTCGAGAGATAGGCCTGCCTTTCCAGAAGGGCGATATTCTACAAATCGTCGATCAAGCCGACCCGAACTGGTGGCAGGCGCGCAGAGTGGAAGGCGAGAGCCTTGGCTCACCCGGTCTGATTCCTTCGCTGGAATTGGAAGAGCGTAGGAAGGCCTTTGTGCCGCCCGAGGCTGATTTCGTCCACAAGATTAGCATTTGCGGCACCAGAAtatcgaagaagaaaaagagaaagatgtaCCAGTCCAAGTCGAACGGTGAATTCGACGGCGCCGAGTTGCTCCTCTACGAGGAGGTCGCCCGGATGCCGCCGTTTAGACGCAAAACTTTGGCCTTAGTCGGACCACGCGGCGTAGGTCGACGGACCCTGAAAAACAGATTGATCAATAGCGACCCCGAAAAGTTCGGCACTATTGTACCTTGTAAGAAACGCTATCGATTTAATTAACCACAACGAGTGAGTAGAAGCAGTTATCGTGCTTaacataatttccttttagTCACATCGAGACCGCCTAGAGTCCTCGAAGAGGACGGGAAAAGCTACTGGTTTACCGATCTCGAGTCCATGGAGACTGATATCAGGGAGCACAGGTTCTTGGAGCACGGCGAACACGGTGGACACCTGTACGGCACGAAATTGGATTCTGTGCGTGAGCTGATAAGGGCCGGCAAGATGTGCGTGCTCGATTGCAGCCCGGCCGCTCTCAAGATCCTCCATAACAGTACGGAGTTCATGCCTTACGTCATATTCATCGCCGCGCCCGGAATGGAGCAGCTCAAGTCTTTGTACGATCTCGGAAGATCAACCGGCGCCAGCAGTCGGAATTTAACGGTATTGTTGCTTGCGTTCTGCGAAAGATTGCCTTACCTACGTATCTGTTCCTATGTCAAGTCTTTGTGACCTTTTCTAGAAGCTCTTTCTATTGCGTTCTGTTGTGTAATGTTAGCAATTTACATGTGACAACTTATTTACACGATTTAGATTCAATCATTTATTTGTTCATATtggatttaatttacatttacatcaaTTTAGTTAATTTGTTGTATCAATTTGATGTTGGCTTCGCTAGTTCGACCGTCAGAGCTCCATCAGGTACAGTTCGAGAAGAGCCAGGACCCTGGAATCCCTCGCATCCTTATACGAGGTTTGTGCGCATGACGTACTTATCTATTCTGTTATCGACTTTTTTTTGATCCCCATATATAATTGTAGTCCTTTCAACGTAGCATGCATTTATAGTATCCTATTTTAGACCATAGGATAGGAAATAGGATAAGAAATTAATCGTATTGCACTATCACATGATCTTGTCAAATTTTATTCCAATTTGATTacaagaatttataaaaatctcttAAATTAGCTTTCTCTTGAAGTGATATGATACTCTTTTACGGTATActgtattattatgtataaagcaacattcttttaaaataataatatataaaatatttaaaataataataaaataataaataataaaatgcgacGATAccataaataagtaattaattaatgacctGTTAATAGGAGGACGATCTGAGATCCACGTTGGAGGAGTCCGCAGCCTTGCAAAGAGCTTACGAGAAGTATATCGATCAGGTGATCGTGAACGAAGACTTCGATCACACGTTCAGGCAGGTGGTCGCAGCTTTGGATGCCTTAGCCACGGAGCATCAATGGGTGCCGGTCAATTGGATCTACTAATTAATTTCCAAGTTCACCATACGATGCCAGAAGAATTAACTTGGAAATTAAGGGCTGCCAGCTTTACGCACGAACGAAGTATCCGTTACTGCCGACGTCGCGCTAAGAACTGCGAGATCACATGACGGAATGATTTTCCGAATTACCAGAATATGGTTCGGTTTGTTGCGCAGCTAAACCAGCAAGGCACGTGTAATCAgagtacaaaaaatattacaccTCGTGCCGCATATCGAGCGATATTGGCATTGTCGGCCTAAAGGACTCAAGTCTCGCGAGTCTCATTgccgtaattataattaagtaCAACATAGCGTCTACGTTATAGTTCGTCATAGGTTTACAAACGGCCCGTTCTGCCTATGAAAAATCTCATCGAATTGTCGTGCATTAACGTAAATCATAATGTATAACGaagtaaagttttttaatagcGCGTTCGCCTTTGAAGCATCAGAATGGCAATGAGGATGGAAGAGAGCCTGTTTAAGGGGACGGAGAAaacaatattcttttataacgAATAAAGTATCGTATCGCACGTTACATTTTTTACTGCCAATTTCTACAACGACTAATTAAACAATAACGGGTCGATTGATGTGTTAGGCCGCCGTCCAGTTAATTTTAGTTTGTTTTTACTTTAGTTTAGTTTACGATAACCGCGTACATTATATGATTATTTACCAGTACCAATCGAGTATGCGTTCATTATGTCGTATCCCGTTTGCATTCTATTTCGTGTCTCGCATTTTACTGCTCATTTTATACACGCTAAGCATATTCCTGGCATAGAGTGCCTTAATAGCGCAAGCCCGTAATCGGGTCGTTGCGAAGACCTACTATGTCGAGACAGACTCTGCATTCGAATTTTGCGTAAAACTAACATTTTTTAACGCTCTTACGAACAACAAGTAACATGCATACagacacacatatgtatacgtatatacgtatacatgctcgcgcgcgcagatgTTTATAGAGGATAACTATATTTTAATCTACAAATGATTGAAATGGATCACATCTTTTCATGTacgtaagaaaaaaaaaccaaaTATAACTGTATATTGAACTACCGAGACACCTGTCGAAAAAAGCAACGTGATACACAACATGGAATAAAGTTTATTGAGCATTTGTTatgaattagaaataaaatgagtGGCTTATGATTAATTTTCCTCGTACTTTCCATATTTCCTTGTCGTCCCTTTCAACAGTCCTCcaggaatattattaattttaaagaataattcaaACAGTATGAGAAAATGTTCATCATTATAAACAGCaagcatatataattatacattatcaattatttcaatGATCAGTTAATTTAACAACGCACAAGTTTTTCTaagtaaaacaattttctcaTGGACTTGCACGTGAGATCCTTGACCTTATTTTTGCTTTACATTAAAGTTTCTGTCAACAATCGCAGAAACAACTAATTTTACATCGCTGCAacgaaaagtattaaattgaCTAATAAAGtccattaagaattaatacaaagttttttatattaccgGAAGACCGGTGCGGATTTTGTTAGCGCAGCGAGTTCacacgcaaaactttgtattataatatattaattctcgCAGAGAAgctttgcgtttgaattttgccaaGGCGATCGATATGGATTTTCCAGTCAACCTAGCATCTCGGGCAAATCGTCAAGTTAACACGTATAAGAGAACTCGCGAAACGAAAGCTGGCGTCCGCTGGCACAAGAATGATTCACATCCTGATGGATGTGCGGCCGGCGAGCCAATGGCAGTATACCGTCTGCCACGTTTCAAG
This genomic interval carries:
- the LOC105281138 gene encoding MAGUK p55 subfamily member 2 isoform X2, which codes for MVFFGRKEKLEDRRLLDSMDAMNGAIVHQIDNAAFMHVRDNIEELGKVADDTDLLFLKGLLDSPVVTSLVKVQERLEDPPVPVEPVCSSVCDIVDEVCHAFRTSRNSCARELVNLLSSSHLRALLETHDAVVERREAPCSPDPPALTMPTNKKEEMPPIRMIGLRRQPDEPLGLTVQVDESGNMIIARILGGSTAARQELLRTGEVILEVNGKKVRDPEELQQAIQDAKENLSLKLAPGIAQDGNRPLKSTCYMRALFDYDPSEDTLLPCREIGLPFQKGDILQIVDQADPNWWQARRVEGESLGSPGLIPSLELEERRKAFVPPEADFVHKISICGTRISKKKKRKMYQSKSNGEFDGAELLLYEEVARMPPFRRKTLALVGPRGVGRRTLKNRLINSDPEKFGTIVPFTSRPPRVLEEDGKSYWFTDLESMETDIREHRFLEHGEHGGHLYGTKLDSVRELIRAGKMCVLDCSPAALKILHNSTEFMPYVIFIAAPGMEQLKSLYDLGRSTGASSRNLTFDRQSSIRYSSRRARTLESLASLYEEDDLRSTLEESAALQRAYEKYIDQVIVNEDFDHTFRQVVAALDALATEHQWVPVNWIY
- the LOC105281138 gene encoding MAGUK p55 subfamily member 2 isoform X3, whose amino-acid sequence is MIDRGRRDVAWGHLGKPATMRKSKSKGSVIDDVCGCSALSAIIQKKDLNSTSAAFMHVRDNIEELGKVADDTDLLFLKGLLDSPVVTSLVKVQERLEDPPVPVEPVCSSVCDIVDEVCHAFRTSRNSCARELVNLLSSSHLRALLETHDAVVERREAPCSPDPPALTMPTNKKEEMPPIRMIGLRRQPDEPLGLTVQVDESGNMIIARILGGSTAARQELLRTGEVILEVNGKKVRDPEELQQAIQDAKENLSLKLAPGIAQDGNRPLKSTCYMRALFDYDPSEDTLLPCREIGLPFQKGDILQIVDQADPNWWQARRVEGESLGSPGLIPSLELEERRKAFVPPEADFVHKISICGTRISKKKKRKMYQSKSNGEFDGAELLLYEEVARMPPFRRKTLALVGPRGVGRRTLKNRLINSDPEKFGTIVPFTSRPPRVLEEDGKSYWFTDLESMETDIREHRFLEHGEHGGHLYGTKLDSVRELIRAGKMCVLDCSPAALKILHNSTEFMPYVIFIAAPGMEQLKSLYDLGRSTGASSRNLTEDDLRSTLEESAALQRAYEKYIDQVIVNEDFDHTFRQVVAALDALATEHQWVPVNWIY
- the LOC105281138 gene encoding MAGUK p55 subfamily member 2 isoform X1; this encodes MIDRGRRDVAWGHLGKPATMRKSKSKGSVIDDVCGCSALSAIIQKKDLNSTSAAFMHVRDNIEELGKVADDTDLLFLKGLLDSPVVTSLVKVQERLEDPPVPVEPVCSSVCDIVDEVCHAFRTSRNSCARELVNLLSSSHLRALLETHDAVVERREAPCSPDPPALTMPTNKKEEMPPIRMIGLRRQPDEPLGLTVQVDESGNMIIARILGGSTAARQELLRTGEVILEVNGKKVRDPEELQQAIQDAKENLSLKLAPGIAQDGNRPLKSTCYMRALFDYDPSEDTLLPCREIGLPFQKGDILQIVDQADPNWWQARRVEGESLGSPGLIPSLELEERRKAFVPPEADFVHKISICGTRISKKKKRKMYQSKSNGEFDGAELLLYEEVARMPPFRRKTLALVGPRGVGRRTLKNRLINSDPEKFGTIVPFTSRPPRVLEEDGKSYWFTDLESMETDIREHRFLEHGEHGGHLYGTKLDSVRELIRAGKMCVLDCSPAALKILHNSTEFMPYVIFIAAPGMEQLKSLYDLGRSTGASSRNLTFDRQSSIRYSSRRARTLESLASLYEEDDLRSTLEESAALQRAYEKYIDQVIVNEDFDHTFRQVVAALDALATEHQWVPVNWIY
- the LOC105281138 gene encoding MAGUK p55 subfamily member 2 isoform X4; this encodes MPTNKKEEMPPIRMIGLRRQPDEPLGLTVQVDESGNMIIARILGGSTAARQELLRTGEVILEVNGKKVRDPEELQQAIQDAKENLSLKLAPGIAQDGNRPLKSTCYMRALFDYDPSEDTLLPCREIGLPFQKGDILQIVDQADPNWWQARRVEGESLGSPGLIPSLELEERRKAFVPPEADFVHKISICGTRISKKKKRKMYQSKSNGEFDGAELLLYEEVARMPPFRRKTLALVGPRGVGRRTLKNRLINSDPEKFGTIVPFTSRPPRVLEEDGKSYWFTDLESMETDIREHRFLEHGEHGGHLYGTKLDSVRELIRAGKMCVLDCSPAALKILHNSTEFMPYVIFIAAPGMEQLKSLYDLGRSTGASSRNLTFDRQSSIRYSSRRARTLESLASLYEEDDLRSTLEESAALQRAYEKYIDQVIVNEDFDHTFRQVVAALDALATEHQWVPVNWIY